A stretch of DNA from Halobacillus litoralis:
TCACGAACGTCAATTAACTGGGCTTTTCTGTAGCCCTCGCGGAACTTGTCTTCCGGTAATGTGGTCATGATTTTTCTTGCTTTGAAGAATCTATACAAACCGAAAGCGATAACCACTAGGATCGCTGCGATTAAGATCCATAAATCCATCTTTCCATCCCCCTCATTTCTCTATTCCTCTATCTATTATAGGAGGGAATGATGAGTATTTCAAAAAAATTTTTCCGAAACTTGCGGGGAATTGTTATTTTGTCGAGGATTGTAGAAGGTGTTTGGATGCAAATGATGAAAAAGCTGATACAAACAATAGGGAGCAGGTTTTTCTTTCAATCTCTGGTATATCCGTTTAATATCTCAAGATTTTTCGATTGACAAGTTTCTACATATTCGTTCAACAGCACAATATATGGTGACTGAAAATTATCACAACACAATATATTGATTATCTTTTTGTAGATGTGGTATGTTACTTATATCAAATGAAAATTACTTAGTTTTTAGTTTAAAGGGAGAGATGCAAAATGCAGACGACCACCTCCACAGATGTACACACGAAAATTGACGTGGACCGCCTCAATGCGGATATAAGGCAATTTCCACAGGTCCATGAGATTACTGAATCCATGACAATTACGCACAAAGGTGTATCAAGACTTGTGATGCTAGACAGGTATGCGTTTAAAGATACAGAAAAGTTGACTCTTGCAGAGGGAGATTTCGTTGTTCTTACAGTTAAGGACGACCCTAAGTTTCCTGCTCGAGGATTTGGATTTATTCATTCCATTGACTGGCAGTCCCATCAAGCCATTGTGAAAGTGGAGAATGAATTCTTAAATGTTCTTGAACATGAAGAGGAACGAAGAACGGGATTGATCAAGCGCAACCTTGATACCATTGATAAACCTCTGGAAGTCTATTATGAGCAGATTGCACTTCGAAATGCGTCAGGTCTCTCAGAAGTAGAAACAGACACAGAAAAGAAACAGCAGAGCTTCCATGACTTTTATGAAGAGTTATCGGAGTTGAATTTCATTCCAGCTGGACGTGTATTGTATGGCGCAGGTTCACAAACCGACGTTACGTATTTTAATTGTTATGTCATGCCATACATTCAAGACTCCCGCGAGGGTATATCGGACCATCGTAAGCAGGTGATGGAAATCATGTCCCGTGGAGGTGGAGTTGGAACAAACGGATCGACGTTACGCCCACGTAATACGCTGGCTCGAGGAGTGAATGGTAAATCTTCAGGTTCGGTTTCCAGGCTCGATGATATCGCGAAGCTTACACATCTTGTGGAACAAGGCGGTTCGAGACGAGGGGCGCAAATGATCATGTTATCCGACTGGCACCCCGACATCTTGGAGTTTATTATCTCTAAAATGCAAAATACGAGAATTCTTCGATTCCTCATTGAGAATACCGAAGATGAAACGATCAAGCAGTTGGCTAAAGATAAATTGAAGTTTACCCCTCTCACGGAAACGGAGAAAGACTTGTACCAGAGTGTTGTCAATTATAAGCACATTCAGGGACAAGGAGGGTTTACGGACCAAAGCATTCAAGAAGCGGAAGAAAAGCTGCACTTGGGTGGAAACTATACCGTTCATAATTCTGAATTCCTGACAGGTGCCAACATTTCAGTTTGTATCACCAATGAATTCATGGAAGCAGTGGAAAATGATGCTGATTATGAGCTGCGTTTCCCGGATGTAGAAAATTACTCAGCGGAAGAAATGGAAAGATACAATGAAGAATGGCATCAAAGTGGAGATGTTCGTGAATGGGAAGCTCGCGGATTTGGTGTACGCACGTATCGTACTGTGAAAGCTAGCGAACTATGGAACCTCATCAATATTTGTGCTACGTATTCGGCTGAGCCGGGGATATTCTTTATTGATAATGCCAATGAGAAGACAAATGCAACAGCCTATGGACAGAAGGTCGTTGCTACGAACCCTTGTGGGGAACAGCCGCTTGCCCCTTATTCTGTTTGTAATTTGGCTGCTGTTAATTTGGCAAATCTTGCAGATAAAGATCGTAAGCAGGTCGACTTTGAAAAGCTTAAGAAAACGGTACGCCGTGGTGTGCGTTTGCAGGACAATGTAATTGATGCAACTCCATATTTCTTAGAGGAAAATAAAGTACAGGCCCTTGGAGAACGAAGAATTGGACTTGGTGTCATGGGACTGCATGACTTGTTGATTTATTGTGAAACAACATATGGATCAGAAG
This window harbors:
- a CDS encoding vitamin B12-dependent ribonucleotide reductase, with protein sequence MQTTTSTDVHTKIDVDRLNADIRQFPQVHEITESMTITHKGVSRLVMLDRYAFKDTEKLTLAEGDFVVLTVKDDPKFPARGFGFIHSIDWQSHQAIVKVENEFLNVLEHEEERRTGLIKRNLDTIDKPLEVYYEQIALRNASGLSEVETDTEKKQQSFHDFYEELSELNFIPAGRVLYGAGSQTDVTYFNCYVMPYIQDSREGISDHRKQVMEIMSRGGGVGTNGSTLRPRNTLARGVNGKSSGSVSRLDDIAKLTHLVEQGGSRRGAQMIMLSDWHPDILEFIISKMQNTRILRFLIENTEDETIKQLAKDKLKFTPLTETEKDLYQSVVNYKHIQGQGGFTDQSIQEAEEKLHLGGNYTVHNSEFLTGANISVCITNEFMEAVENDADYELRFPDVENYSAEEMERYNEEWHQSGDVREWEARGFGVRTYRTVKASELWNLINICATYSAEPGIFFIDNANEKTNATAYGQKVVATNPCGEQPLAPYSVCNLAAVNLANLADKDRKQVDFEKLKKTVRRGVRLQDNVIDATPYFLEENKVQALGERRIGLGVMGLHDLLIYCETTYGSEEGNQLVDEIFEAIATTAYRESVELAKEKGSFPFLTGKTDAETKELRERFIQTGYMKEMPEDIRQDVLTYGIRNSHLLTVAPTGSTGTMVGVSTGLEPYFSFSYYRSGRLGKFIEVKADILQEYLDAHPEQDPNELPDWFITAMTMTPEAHADTQCIIQRWVDSSISKTVNAPKGYTVEEVERVYQRLYRGGAKGGTVYVDGSRDSQVLSLKAEENDFEGEQTELFESEDKKPHVVLMDTIHELDKTNVTIGSEVGDTCPVCRQGTVEDIGGCNTCTNCNAQLKCGL